The genomic interval ACGCGCTACGGCACCTACGTGGACAGTCTGAATTCGCAGAGCACGTACGTCTTTTCGCTGGCCAAACAGCTTTATAAAATATCGGACGACAGCCCGCTCGGCATCGCGGCCGTGCTCGACATTCGCGAAGACGTCATCAAGGAGCTCGTCTCGAAGGCCGCGAGCAATAACCGGGACCTGCAGAGCTTCATCATCGACGGGGGCGGCCGGCTGGTCTCCTATCCGGACAACGCGATGATCGGCCGGTCCGTGACCGAGGTGCTCGGCGAGCGCGGCTATGCGCAGATTGCAGAGGCCAGCGCCGAGGAACTGAAGTTTCCGCTGACGTATCGGGGCAGCAAGCTTATCGTCAACGTCAAGAAGCTCACGACGAACGACTGGATGGTCGTCAACGTCATATCCAAGTCGGCGCTGTACCAGGACTCCGACAGGCTGCTGCAGATTATTCTGCTTATCGCGCTGTTCTGCATAGCCTTCTCGATCATCGCGGCCATCGTGCTCGCGGGCTCGATTACGAAGCCCATCCTCAAGATGATCCGGCTTATGAAACGCGTGATGGACGGCGAATTGTCGACGCGTTATCAGACGAAACGCAGGTACGACGAGTTCGACGAGCTGGGCAGCAACTTCAACGCGATGGTCGCGCGCATCGACGAGCTGCTGCATGCGGTCTATGTCGAGCAGGACCAGAAGCGGGTGGCGGAGCTGAAGGCGCTGCAGGCGCAAATCAATCCGCATTTCCTGTATAATACGCTTGATATCATTAAGTGGACGGCCTTGATACAAAAGGCGAATCACGCGGCCGAGATGGTCAGTCTGCTCTCCCGCCTGCTCCGCATCAGTCTGGGCAAAGGAGAAGAGACGGTGACCGTCGAGGAAGAGATAGAGCATGTCCAATGCTACCTGGGCATCCAGCAGTTCCGCTTC from Cohnella hashimotonis carries:
- a CDS encoding sensor histidine kinase; translated protein: MNHEPDAPLWRRVLSPIFIWKSSMRAKWMLLLFLFSLTPLVVMGIISFSISRSTINEKATEYSEHLLDQTADNLDTRLGIYKEMMMQVLGNAEIVSMLRKLDDADPAQYDLDSLSLTTKLSTIVAINQDVQSISFVSRQHYIKGIYRWSERTEQAARPFLQTLEDGSSFRWFPTRYGTYVDSLNSQSTYVFSLAKQLYKISDDSPLGIAAVLDIREDVIKELVSKAASNNRDLQSFIIDGGGRLVSYPDNAMIGRSVTEVLGERGYAQIAEASAEELKFPLTYRGSKLIVNVKKLTTNDWMVVNVISKSALYQDSDRLLQIILLIALFCIAFSIIAAIVLAGSITKPILKMIRLMKRVMDGELSTRYQTKRRYDEFDELGSNFNAMVARIDELLHAVYVEQDQKRVAELKALQAQINPHFLYNTLDIIKWTALIQKANHAAEMVSLLSRLLRISLGKGEETVTVEEEIEHVQCYLGIQQFRFNFNIETSIEMAEEVRLLRTPKLILQPLIENAIMHAFEGRESGGRIEIACAREPGGGILFEIADNGVGMDPKAAQKMLEQPGDGKDKPGGIGLANVDERIKLICGQGYGIRIQSELGAGTRIRIRLPLMT